In Camelus bactrianus isolate YW-2024 breed Bactrian camel chromosome 18, ASM4877302v1, whole genome shotgun sequence, one DNA window encodes the following:
- the EEF2KMT gene encoding protein-lysine N-methyltransferase EEF2KMT isoform X3, whose translation MWVLGRGRTITLPGLSHPVPGHVHQTVKHPLCVKHPPSVKYARGFLSELIRKHEAVHTEPLDELYEALAEVLTAEEPTQCHRSYLLPSGDSVTLSESTAIVSHGTTGLVTWNAALYLAEWALENPAAFTHRTVLELGSGVGLTGLAICKTCRPRAYIFSDCHSRVLEQLQGNVLLNGLSLEPSVTAPAQHPAFKTPDTENPRVMVARLDWDVVTAPQLAAFWPDIVIAADVLYCPETILSLVGVLQKLSACQKDQQAPDAYVAFTIRNPETCQLFTTELGRAGILWEELPRHDQKLFPYEEHSEMAILKLTL comes from the exons ATGTGGGTGCTGGGTAGAGGCAGGACCATCACTCTGCCTGGCCTGTCCCACCCTGTCCCTGGCCATGTGCATCAG ACCGTGAAGCATCCTCTGTGCGTGAAGCATCCACCATCAGTGAAATATGCCCGGGGCTTTCTCTCAGAGCTCATCAGAAAG CACGAGGCTGTTCACACAGAACCTTTGGACGAGCTGTACGAAGCACTGGCGGAGGTCCTGACAGCCGAGGAGCCCACCCAGTGCCACCGGAGCTATCTACTG CCTTCCGGGGACTCGGTCACGCTCTCTGAGAGCACAGCCATCGTTTCCCACGGCACCACGGGCCTGGTCACGTGGAACGCCGCTCTGTACCTTGCGGAATGGGCCCTAGAGAACCCAGCGGCCTTCACTCACAG GACCGTCTTAGAGCTCGGCAGTGGAGTTGGCCTCACGGGCCTGGCCATTTGCAAGACGTGCCGTCCCAGAGCATACATCTTCAGTGACTGTCACAGCCGGGTCCTCGAGCAGCTCCAAGGGAATGTCCTTCTCAATGGCCTCTCATTGGAGCCAAGTGTCACCGCCCCCGCCCAGCACCCAGCATTCAAGACCCCTGACACAGAGAAtcccagggtgatggtggcccGGCTGGACTGGGACGTCGTGACGGCCCCTCAGCTTGCTGCCTTCTGGCCAGACATTGTCATCGCAGCAG ACGTGCTGTATTGCCCAGAAACTATCCTCTCCCTGGTTGGGGTCCTGCAGAAGCTCTCTGCCTGCCAGAAGGACCAGCAGGCTCCTGACGCCTACGTTGCCTTCACCATCCGCAACCCAGAGACATGCCAGCTGTTCACCACAGAACtgg GCCGGGCTGGGATCCTGTGGGAAGAACTACCTCGTCACGACCAGAAACTGTTTCCCTACGAAGAGCACTCGGAGATGGCAATTCTGAAACTAACGCTGTAG
- the EEF2KMT gene encoding protein-lysine N-methyltransferase EEF2KMT isoform X2, whose product MAPEENGEAARLLRSFERRFLAARALRSFPWQSLEEKLRDSSGSELLLNILQKHEAVHTEPLDELYEALAEVLTAEEPTQCHRSYLLPSGDSVTLSESTAIVSHGTTGLVTWNAALYLAEWALENPAAFTHRTVLELGSGVGLTGLAICKTCRPRAYIFSDCHSRVLEQLQGNVLLNGLSLEPSVTAPAQHPAFKTPDTENPRVMVARLDWDVVTAPQLAAFWPDIVIAADVLYCPETILSLVGVLQKLSACQKDQQAPDAYVAFTIRNPETCQLFTTELGRAGILWEELPRHDQKLFPYEEHSEMAILKLTL is encoded by the exons ATGGCGCCGGAGGAGAACGGTGAGGCCGCACGCTTGCTGCGGAGTTTCGAGCGCCGCTTCTTGGCTGCGCGCGCACTGCGCTCCTTCCCCTGGCAG AGCCTAGAAGAGAAATTAAGGGACTCATCAGGTTCTGAGCTGCTGCTGAATATTTTGCAGAAG CACGAGGCTGTTCACACAGAACCTTTGGACGAGCTGTACGAAGCACTGGCGGAGGTCCTGACAGCCGAGGAGCCCACCCAGTGCCACCGGAGCTATCTACTG CCTTCCGGGGACTCGGTCACGCTCTCTGAGAGCACAGCCATCGTTTCCCACGGCACCACGGGCCTGGTCACGTGGAACGCCGCTCTGTACCTTGCGGAATGGGCCCTAGAGAACCCAGCGGCCTTCACTCACAG GACCGTCTTAGAGCTCGGCAGTGGAGTTGGCCTCACGGGCCTGGCCATTTGCAAGACGTGCCGTCCCAGAGCATACATCTTCAGTGACTGTCACAGCCGGGTCCTCGAGCAGCTCCAAGGGAATGTCCTTCTCAATGGCCTCTCATTGGAGCCAAGTGTCACCGCCCCCGCCCAGCACCCAGCATTCAAGACCCCTGACACAGAGAAtcccagggtgatggtggcccGGCTGGACTGGGACGTCGTGACGGCCCCTCAGCTTGCTGCCTTCTGGCCAGACATTGTCATCGCAGCAG ACGTGCTGTATTGCCCAGAAACTATCCTCTCCCTGGTTGGGGTCCTGCAGAAGCTCTCTGCCTGCCAGAAGGACCAGCAGGCTCCTGACGCCTACGTTGCCTTCACCATCCGCAACCCAGAGACATGCCAGCTGTTCACCACAGAACtgg GCCGGGCTGGGATCCTGTGGGAAGAACTACCTCGTCACGACCAGAAACTGTTTCCCTACGAAGAGCACTCGGAGATGGCAATTCTGAAACTAACGCTGTAG
- the LOC105065825 gene encoding ectonucleotide pyrophosphatase/phosphodiesterase family member 7-like produces the protein MMGPGALTLLLPVLLGWASCHPIPGRKSFHKLLLISFDGFRWDYDQDVDTPNMDHLAQEGVKAKYLTPPFVTMTSPSHFTTISGRWIEDHGVIHNMMFNTETLKKYSYKTTQNKTEWWDNGVLPLWITAQRQGRKTASFHYPGGGATYKGEAVQRSLVESYTHPNSNETEWRENIDIVMNWFTKEDFDFVTLYYGEPDSVGHRYGPETENRRVMIQQIDRTIGYLVEAIERYGLTEHLNVIITSDHGMTTVKKKPNVTEILLTDYISFQDLVKFDIVDYGGFGMLLPKPGQEEVMYQALKNAHPHLNVYKKEEFPEHFHFAKHERVLPIVMYGDSGYSISGQLILYFNKGDHGFDNVYMDMKTIFRAFGPDFKKNHLAEPFDSIHIYPLMCKLLGITPEPHNGSLAVTQEMLVDTYNQQSGAKMRRASALQNTATALSVVTGVLAVLFVAGVTFTVISRKKQRADQNSRSEPVRLTEL, from the exons ATGATGGGGCCTGGGGCCCTCACGCTGCTGCTGCCCGTCCTGCTGGGCTGGGCCAGCTGCCATCCCATCCCAGGGAGGAAGAGCTTCCACAAGTTGCTGTTAATCTCCTTCGATGGGTTCCGCTGGGACTATGATCAGGACGTGGACACCCCCAACATGGACCACCTGGCCCAGGAGGGCGTGAAGGCCAAGTATCTCACACCACCCTTCGTGACAATGACTTCCCCATCCCACTTCACTACCATCTCGG GTCGTTGGATTGAAGATCACGGAGTCATTCACAACATGATGTttaacacagagacactcaagaaGTACTCCTACAAGACCACACAGAACAAGACTGAGTGGTGGGACAATGGTGTTCTTCCCCTCTGGATCACAGCCCAGAGACAG GGGAGGAAAACAGCATCATTCCACTATCCTGGGGGAGGCGCCACGTACAAAGGGGAGGCTGTCCAGCGGTCCCTGGTGGAGTCATACACCCACCCGAACAGCAATGAGACGGAGTGGAGGGAGAACATTGATATCGTCATGAACTGGTTCACCAAGGAAGACTTCGACTTCGTGACTCTGTACTACGGAGAGCCAGATAGTGTGGGACACCGCTATGGGCCTGAGACAGAGAACAGGAGGGTGATGATTCAGCAAATCGACAGGACCATTGGGTACCTGGTGGAAGCCATTGAGAGGTACGGCTTGACAGAGCACCTCAACGTCATCATCACATCAGATCACGGCATGACCACCGTGAAAAAGAAGCCCAATGTCACCGAGATCCTCCTGACCGACTACATCAGCTTCCAGGACTTGGTCAAGTTTGATATCGTGGACTACGGCGGTTTTGGGATGCTCCTGCCCAAACCAGGGCAAGAGGAAGTGATGTACCAAGCACTGAAGAATGCACACCCTCACCTCAATGTCTACAAGAAGGAGGAATTTCCGGAACACTTCCATTTTGCCAAACACGAGCGGGTCCTGCCAATTGTGATGTACGGTGACTCTGGTTATAGCATCAGTGGG caacttatattatattttaacaaAGGAGATCATGGCTTTGACAATGTCTATATGGACATGAAGACGATATTCAGAGCTTTTGGGCCAGATTTCAAGAAGAATCACCTGGCTGAGCCTTTTGACAGCATCCACATCTACCCCCTCATGTGTAAGCTCCTGGGGATTACCCCTGAGCCCCACAATGGCTCCCTGGCAGTCACCCAGGAAATGCTTGTGGACACTTACAACCAGCAGTCAG gagCAAAGATGCGGAGAGCATCTGCTCTCCAAAACACAGCAACTGCTCTCAGTGTTGTCACAGGAGTTCTTGCAGTTCTGTTTGTTGCTGGTGTGACATTCACAGTCATTAGTCGGAAAAA GCAGAGAGCTGATCAAAACAGCAGAAGTGAACCAGTACGCCTGACTGAGCTCTGA
- the EEF2KMT gene encoding protein-lysine N-methyltransferase EEF2KMT isoform X1: MAPEENGEAARLLRSFERRFLAARALRSFPWQSLEEKLRDSSGSELLLNILQKTVKHPLCVKHPPSVKYARGFLSELIRKHEAVHTEPLDELYEALAEVLTAEEPTQCHRSYLLPSGDSVTLSESTAIVSHGTTGLVTWNAALYLAEWALENPAAFTHRTVLELGSGVGLTGLAICKTCRPRAYIFSDCHSRVLEQLQGNVLLNGLSLEPSVTAPAQHPAFKTPDTENPRVMVARLDWDVVTAPQLAAFWPDIVIAADVLYCPETILSLVGVLQKLSACQKDQQAPDAYVAFTIRNPETCQLFTTELGRAGILWEELPRHDQKLFPYEEHSEMAILKLTL, translated from the exons ATGGCGCCGGAGGAGAACGGTGAGGCCGCACGCTTGCTGCGGAGTTTCGAGCGCCGCTTCTTGGCTGCGCGCGCACTGCGCTCCTTCCCCTGGCAG AGCCTAGAAGAGAAATTAAGGGACTCATCAGGTTCTGAGCTGCTGCTGAATATTTTGCAGAAG ACCGTGAAGCATCCTCTGTGCGTGAAGCATCCACCATCAGTGAAATATGCCCGGGGCTTTCTCTCAGAGCTCATCAGAAAG CACGAGGCTGTTCACACAGAACCTTTGGACGAGCTGTACGAAGCACTGGCGGAGGTCCTGACAGCCGAGGAGCCCACCCAGTGCCACCGGAGCTATCTACTG CCTTCCGGGGACTCGGTCACGCTCTCTGAGAGCACAGCCATCGTTTCCCACGGCACCACGGGCCTGGTCACGTGGAACGCCGCTCTGTACCTTGCGGAATGGGCCCTAGAGAACCCAGCGGCCTTCACTCACAG GACCGTCTTAGAGCTCGGCAGTGGAGTTGGCCTCACGGGCCTGGCCATTTGCAAGACGTGCCGTCCCAGAGCATACATCTTCAGTGACTGTCACAGCCGGGTCCTCGAGCAGCTCCAAGGGAATGTCCTTCTCAATGGCCTCTCATTGGAGCCAAGTGTCACCGCCCCCGCCCAGCACCCAGCATTCAAGACCCCTGACACAGAGAAtcccagggtgatggtggcccGGCTGGACTGGGACGTCGTGACGGCCCCTCAGCTTGCTGCCTTCTGGCCAGACATTGTCATCGCAGCAG ACGTGCTGTATTGCCCAGAAACTATCCTCTCCCTGGTTGGGGTCCTGCAGAAGCTCTCTGCCTGCCAGAAGGACCAGCAGGCTCCTGACGCCTACGTTGCCTTCACCATCCGCAACCCAGAGACATGCCAGCTGTTCACCACAGAACtgg GCCGGGCTGGGATCCTGTGGGAAGAACTACCTCGTCACGACCAGAAACTGTTTCCCTACGAAGAGCACTCGGAGATGGCAATTCTGAAACTAACGCTGTAG
- the EEF2KMT gene encoding protein-lysine N-methyltransferase EEF2KMT isoform X4 → MAPEENGEAARLLRSFERRFLAARALRSFPWQSLEEKLRDSSGSELLLNILQKPSGDSVTLSESTAIVSHGTTGLVTWNAALYLAEWALENPAAFTHRTVLELGSGVGLTGLAICKTCRPRAYIFSDCHSRVLEQLQGNVLLNGLSLEPSVTAPAQHPAFKTPDTENPRVMVARLDWDVVTAPQLAAFWPDIVIAADVLYCPETILSLVGVLQKLSACQKDQQAPDAYVAFTIRNPETCQLFTTELGRAGILWEELPRHDQKLFPYEEHSEMAILKLTL, encoded by the exons ATGGCGCCGGAGGAGAACGGTGAGGCCGCACGCTTGCTGCGGAGTTTCGAGCGCCGCTTCTTGGCTGCGCGCGCACTGCGCTCCTTCCCCTGGCAG AGCCTAGAAGAGAAATTAAGGGACTCATCAGGTTCTGAGCTGCTGCTGAATATTTTGCAGAAG CCTTCCGGGGACTCGGTCACGCTCTCTGAGAGCACAGCCATCGTTTCCCACGGCACCACGGGCCTGGTCACGTGGAACGCCGCTCTGTACCTTGCGGAATGGGCCCTAGAGAACCCAGCGGCCTTCACTCACAG GACCGTCTTAGAGCTCGGCAGTGGAGTTGGCCTCACGGGCCTGGCCATTTGCAAGACGTGCCGTCCCAGAGCATACATCTTCAGTGACTGTCACAGCCGGGTCCTCGAGCAGCTCCAAGGGAATGTCCTTCTCAATGGCCTCTCATTGGAGCCAAGTGTCACCGCCCCCGCCCAGCACCCAGCATTCAAGACCCCTGACACAGAGAAtcccagggtgatggtggcccGGCTGGACTGGGACGTCGTGACGGCCCCTCAGCTTGCTGCCTTCTGGCCAGACATTGTCATCGCAGCAG ACGTGCTGTATTGCCCAGAAACTATCCTCTCCCTGGTTGGGGTCCTGCAGAAGCTCTCTGCCTGCCAGAAGGACCAGCAGGCTCCTGACGCCTACGTTGCCTTCACCATCCGCAACCCAGAGACATGCCAGCTGTTCACCACAGAACtgg GCCGGGCTGGGATCCTGTGGGAAGAACTACCTCGTCACGACCAGAAACTGTTTCCCTACGAAGAGCACTCGGAGATGGCAATTCTGAAACTAACGCTGTAG